Below is a window of Streptomyces sp. WMMB303 DNA.
GGGCCGTCCGGAGGCTGTCGCCGGAGCTGTCGCGGCGGCGGCACCCTGGGGTTCGTTGAGGATGCTCACGGGTTATTCGTCTCCGCATTCTTGGCGCCGCCCGTGGTGGCGGTACCCGCCGGGATGTAGCCGGTCTGGCCCTTCTTCGCCAGGTCCTCCAGGTGCTTCTGGTAGCGCTCCGGGGAGACGATCTTCACGTTGAAGAGCATCCGGGAGTGGTCGACGCCGCACAGCTCGGCACACTTGCCCCGGTAGGTGCCCTCCTTGTTCGGGGTCACCTCGAAGCGGTTGACGTGGCCCGGAATGACGTCCTGCTTCATCAGGAACGGGATGGCCCAGAAGGAGTGGATGACGTCCCGGGAGGTCAGGATGAACTGGACCTTCTCGCCCTTGGGCAGCCACAGTGTGGGGCCCGGGTTCTTGGTCTGCGGGTTCACATCCGAGGGAGTGCCCGCCGTGTAGACGCCTTCGGCGCCCTTCGGGAAGCCCTTGGTCATCCGGTCCGGGATGGCGCTCAGTTCCTTGTCCAGCGCCTTGTCCGTGTTGACGTCCGTCTTGGGGTCGCCGTCCACGTCCTCGATGTAGTTGAAGCCCCAGCTCCACTGGTAACCAACGACGTTGATCACGTGGGTGGGCTTCTTCGAGGTCGCCAGAAGCTTGGTCTCGTCCCGGGCCGTGAAGTAGAACAGCACCGCGATGATGATGATCGGGACCACGGTGTACAGGGCCTCGATGGGCATGTTGTACCGGGTCTGCGGAGGAATCTCGACCTTGGACCGGGAGCGCCGGTGGAAGATGACGCTCCACAGGATCAGGCCCCACACCAGCACGCCCACGGCGAGCGCGGCCGCCCAGGAGCCCTGCCACAGGGAGAGGATCCGCGGCGCCTCGTCCGTTACCGGGGTGGGCATGCCGAGGCGGGGGAAGTCCTTTGATGTGCAACCGGTCGCGGTAGCCAGGACCAGGCCCGCTGCCGACGCCAGCTGCAGCTTCCGCCGCATCGGGCGCCGCGACGTGGGGATACCGCCCACGGCGCCCGAGGGGCGCTCGTGGGGGAGGTCGGAGCCGTTGGGACTCACGTAGCGCCTTCCCGAGAGTCTCGCCCGCGTCGGTCGGGCGCGGCCCTCTTACGTGGTCGGGCGCCGGCCCAGGCGCGGGCAGGGGTTTGGATGTTTATGCGGACCAAACCCTAGCCGACGCCATTTGGGGTCGCGCGGGGAGGGGGCGTAACGCGCCGCGTGCCACCCCGATGGGCCGGGACGCCCCCGCGAGGCCCCCGAACTGAGGCTGTACAGGCCGGTTCCCGGCCGGGAAACGGCACCGGGTACGCCGGGTACGGGTGCGGCGGTAGCGTACAAGTGTGTCCTATTTCGATGCCGCTTCCTCGCTCCCCCTCCACCCGGTCGCGCGGCAGGCGCTGCTGGCGGCGGTGGACGAGGGGTGGGCCGATCCGGCACGCCCGCACCGGGAGGGCCGGCGCGCCCGGATGCTGCTGGACGCGGCCCGCGAGACGGCAGCCGAGGCGCTGGAGTGCCGTCCGGACGAACTGCGCTTCACCGCTTCGGGTACCCAGGCCCTGCACACCGGGATCGGCGGCGCGCTCACCGGGCGGCGGCGCGCCGGGCGGCGACTGGTCGTCTCCGCGGTCGAACACTCTGCCGTGCTGCACGCGGGCGAGGCCCACGAGCGGGCGGGCGGCGAGCTGCACCGGGTGGGCGTCGACCGCACCGGGCGGGTCGACGCACAGGAGTGGGCACGGGCGCTCGGCGACGACTGCGCGCTGGCCTGTCTGCAGTCGGCCAACCACGAGGTCGGCACCGTGCAGCCGGTGGCCCGAGTGGCCGAGGTCTGTGCCGAGGCGGGCGTCCCGCTGCTGGTGGACGCGGCCCAGTCACTCCTCTGGGGGCCGGTGGAGGGGCCCTGGTCGGTGTTGACCGGCAGCGCCCACAAATGGGGAGGGCCGCCCGGGGTGGGGCTGCTCGCCGTACGCAAGGGCGTACGGTTCGCTCCGCCCGGGCCGGTGGACGAACGGGAGTACGGGGCCGCCCCCGGCTTCGGGAACATCCCCGCCGTGGTCGCGGCGGCCGCGTCGCTGCGCGCCGTACGGGCCGAGGCCGAGGCGGAGGGTGCCCGGCTGCGGGCCCTGGTGGACCGGATCCGCGCCCGGGTGCCCGGGCTGGTCCCGGACACCGAGGTCGTCGGCGACCCGGTGCGCAGACTGCCGCACCTGGTGACCTTCTCCTGTCTGTACGTGGACGGCGAGGCGCTGCTGCACGCGCTGGACGCCGCCGGGTTCTCGGTCTCCAGCGGCTCCTCCTGCACCTCCGGCACCCTGGCCCCGAGCCATGTACTGCGGGCCATGGGTGTGCTCTCGGAGGGCAACGTGCGGGTCTCGCTGCCGCCGGGGACGCCGGAGAGCGAGGTGGACCGGTTCCTCCAGGTGCTTCCCGGGGCCGTCGGGGACGTACGGGCCCAACTGGGGGCCGCACCCGCGGCCGGGGAGGCCGGGGGCGCGGCCGGTGCCGCCGGCCAGGACCGGGACGCGGCGGTGGTCGGCGACGTGGCGGGGACCGCGCCCCCGGAAGGAGCCGGCGAGATCACCGTCGACGCGCGCGGGACGCTGTGTCCACTGCCGGTGATCGAGCTGGCCAAGGCCGTGGGACGGGTGCCGGCGGGGGGCCTGGTGCGGGTGCTGGCCGACGACGAGGCCGCCCGGCTCGACATCCCGGCCTGGTGCGAGATGACCGGCCACGCCTTCGAGGGGGCGGAAGGCGTCGAGTACCGGGTGCGGCGCAGCCGGGACGGCTGAGGGGCCACGGCAGAGCTGGAGGGCCCGGCAGAGGAACGTCCCTCCTGTGACGCGAGCGGCACAGGCCCAGCGGTGGCCGTCCTCGGGCCGGTGCCCCCGCTCACGGGCACCGGGCGAGGCGGAGGGGGAAGGACGGGCGGGGCTTGTCCTACAGAAACGCCCCCGACGGGATGTAGGGCGACGGGGGCCGCAGGCCGCGGAAGCAGACGAACCCCTCCGAGCGGAGTTCCAGGCCGGCGCGCAGACCCACGTCCACCGCCCACTGCTGCTCGGCGGTGACGTCCTGCACCTCCACCTCGGTCCCCTCCGGCACCCCGTGCAGTGCCGCGGTGAGCACCCGGGTGGCGATCCGCCGGGAGGTGGCGCCCAGCAGCGCGACTCTGCTCCCGTCGGCGGTGAGATAGCAGTAGCCGCTGCCGGCCAGGTCGTCGGCGACGACCAGCCGGTGGTGGCGCATCAGGAAGTCGTGGTCGGGACCGTGCGCTCCGCCGCGCAGCCGCCGGTCCACGGAGTCGAGCAGGTCGCGTTCGCGGGGGCCGCCCTCGACGGCGGCGCCCTCGGCGCTGCCCAGACCCGCCCGGTCGACGGCGCCCCGCATCCGGATGGTGGGGTGCAGCGCGAACCCGGCCTGCCGGTAGACACGCGCGGCGGCGGGGTGGCGCGAGCAGCAGATGATGCCGCGCAGGCAGCCGCGGCCGTACTCCAGGGTGCGCCGCAGCAGGGCCCGGCCGACGCCCTCGCCCTGCGCCGCGGGGAGCACGACCAGCAGGGCGAGGCCCCAGGTGCCCTCGCGGATGTGGGACTGGGCGGCGCCGACGGCCCGGCCGCCCGCGTCCTCGGCGATCCAGCAGCCCGCGGGGTCGTGCCGGACGATGTGCAGGATCTGCGCGCGCTTGCGTGCCGCACGGTCGGCCGAGCGCGGATGGGGGGTGTCGCCCTTGAGCTCGTGCGAGGCCCCGAACGCCGCCTCGGCCAGCGTCCGTACCGTCTCGGCGTCGTCTTCGGTGTCCCTGACAGGTCGCAGCAGCATCGGAGCACGCTACGGGAGTCGCCGCGGCCGGGCGAGCGCCACCGTCGCGCCGGGCCGCCGCCCCCGCGGTTGGGGCGGGCGCCCGGGGGCCGGAGCGTTACCCGGCCCCGGCCGTCACGGCAGGGCCAGCATCCGCTCCAGGGCGAGTTTGGCGAACTTCTCCGTCTCCGCGTCGACCTCGATCCGGTTGACGACAGTGCCCTCGGCCAGCGACTCCAGGGCCCACACCAGGTGCGGCAGGTCGATGCGGTTCATGGTGGAGCAGAAGCAGACGGTGCGGTCCAGGAAGACGATCTCCTTGTCCTCGGCGGCGAAACGATTCGCCAGCCGTCGGACGAGGTTCAGCTCGGTCCCGATGGCCCACTTGGATCCGGCGGGAGCCGCCTCCAGAGTCCTGATGATGTACTCGGTGGAGCCGACCTGATCGGCCGCGCTGACGACCTCGTTCTTGCACTCCGGGTGCACCAGGACGTTGACGCCGGGAATGCGCTCGCGCACCTCGCGGACCGAGTCCAGCGAGAAGCGGCCGTGTACCGAGCAGTGGCCGCGCCACAGGATCATCCGCGCGTCGCGGAGCTGCTGCGGGGTCAGCCCGCCGTTCGGCTTGTGCGGGTTGTAGACGACGCAGTCGTCCAGCGTCATGCCCATGTCGCGGACGGCGGTGTTGCGGCCCAGGTGCTGGTCGGGCAGGAACAGCACCTTCTCGCCCTGGCCGAAGGCCCACTCCAGCGCCCGCTCGGCATTGGAGGAGGTGCAGATGGTGCCGCCGTGCCGCCCGGTGAACGCCTTGATGTCCGCAGAGGAGTTCATGTACGAGACCGGGACGGTCCGCTCGGCGATCCCGGCCTCGGTCAGCACGTCCCAGCACTCGGCGACCTGCTCGGCGGTGGCCATGTCCGCCATGGAGCAGCCGGCCGCCAGGTCGGGCAGGACGACCCGCTGCTGCGCCGAGGTGAGGATGTCGGCCGACTCGGCCATGAAGTGCACACCGCAGAAGACGATGTACTCGGCCTCGGGCCGGGCTGCCGCGTCCCGGGCCAGCTTGAAGGAGTCACCGGTCACATCGGCGAACTCGATGACCTCGTCACGCTGGTAGTGGTGGCCGAGTACGAAGACGCGGTCGCCGAGCTTCTCCTTCGCGGCGCGCGCCCGGGCCACCAGGTCCGGGTCGGAGGGGGCCGGGAGGTCGCCGGGGCACTCGACCCCGCGCTCGCTCCTGGGGTCGGCCTCGCGGCCGAGCAGCAGCAGCGCGAGCGGAGTCGGCTGCACGTCCAGCGGCTGGGCGGCACTCAACAGGACCAGCCCTTTCTGTAGCTCAGTAGCGTCGGAGGCGCCACACGGAGCCGTACCGGTCAGACGCGGGACACGCTTCCCGCGCGGCTTTCCGGTGCGGCCTCCCATCGGATTCTCGTCTAAGTGACGCTATCTATCATAACCGCTTCACGTCAGTTTGACGATGCCCATTGCGTCGATGTGACGCATTCCCACGCGCTCCGGCGATGTGCGAGCATGAAGTGACCACTCCTGGAATGAATCCGGGATGCCGCCGGTTGAGCCGACGGTAAGAGTGCAGTCCGTACAACCCGGGAGAGAAGCAGATGTCCGTTTCGGACGAGACCGCTGTAAGCGAGGGCATCATCCTGTCCGACGCCGCCGCCGCGAAGGTCAAGAGCCTGCTGGAGCAGGAAGGCCGCGACGATCTGGCGTTGCGCGTCGCTGTCCAGCCGGGCGGCTGCTCCGGCCTGCGGTACCAGCTCTTCTTCGACGAGCGCTCGCTCGACGGCGACGTGGTCAAGGACTTCGGTGGCGTCAAGGTCGTCACCGACCGGATGAGCGCCCCCTACCTCGGCGGTGCCTCCATCGACTTCGTCGACACCATCGAGAAGCAGGGCTTCACGATCGACAACCCGAACGCCACCGGCTCCTGCGCCTGCGGCGACTCGTTCAACTGAGCCACCGGCCCAAGGCGGCCGCCGAGGTCCGACACCGGGCGGCCCCGGCCGGTCACGGCCATGGCGAGGGCGGCGGACTCCCCCCACCAGGAGTCCGCCGCCCTCGCCGGTTCCGGGCGGCCGATGGTGCGCTCACTTCCTCGGCAGCTTCTCGCCGTTCCGCGCGTCCAGCACCTTGCGGTCACCCAGCTTCCTGTCGAGCTCGACCTCGACCGTCTGCCGCTTGGCGATCTTGACGCAGACCTTCTTGCCGCCCTTGCCGTCCTTGCCGTCCTTCTTCTCGCCGGCCTCGACGGAGACCCGCACCGCGGACCCCGACTCCTCGGCCTCGGCCCGGTAGGTGTCGCACACCCCGCCCCAGAAGCTCAGCTCCAGCGTGCGCCCGTGCACCTCGTACGACTCGACCGCCTGCGAAGGCTTCTTGCCCGGCCCCGTACTGCCGTCCGGCACCGGCGGGTGGCCGGAGGTCTTCGACGGCTCGAGGTACTCGGGCGACACCGCCGGATGAGTGACCTCCAGGTCCCCGCCACCCGACCGCTTGACCTGGTAGATCCACGCCGGCACCAGCAGCGGCTCGCCGTGCGAGCGCTCCAGCGCGAGCCCGAAGGACGCGCCGCCGATCCTGGTCGGCTCGTTCCCCTGGGCCCCCTCGCGGTGGCCGCCACGCGCCTGCTCGGCCTTGTTCAGCCGGTCGAGCGTCGCGGTGGCACTCTCCACCGGGTAGGCCGCGCCCTTGCGGGGCTTGCTCCAGTTCCCCTGCGCCCGGGTGACCGCGCCCTCGTCGTCCACCACGAAGGTGCTGTCCCAGCCGTGCGTCGGCAGACCCGCCACCTCGGGCGAGGCGGTCACGGTACGGGTGCCGCCGACCGGCGACCCGGCGTCCAGTGAGGCGTCCTGCATCCCGAGCGCGCGCAGCGCGGGACGCACGGCCTTCTTCGCCTCGGCGGCGGAGAGCGGCTCACCACCGGGCGCGGGGGCGGGATCGGCGTCCAGCGGTAGCGCCCCGCCGTTCTGATACGTCCACGCGCCGCCGTCGGCTCCCCGCTCGACGGTCAGCCGGGGATCCTTCCCCTTGCTGTCGCCGCCCGCCTGCCAGCGGCCCGCCTCGGCCTCGATCCCGCCCTCGATCTCGAACGCCTTCGCGAGCCGGGCCGCCTCCGCGCGGCTCACCCGGTGTCCGGGCTTGCGGACGGCGGCGGACTCGGGCCCGTCCGGCAGCTCTCCCTCGGCCCGGTAGCCGCGCGGCCCCATCGGCTCGCCCGGCGCGATGCCCTCGCCGCTGTCCTGGTCGGACGCGGTCGTGCCGTCCAGCGCCAGCTTCGGAGGGCCGCCGTCCCCGTCGGCTGCGGCGCTCTCGGAGTCCGTGCCGCCCGAGGAGGCGGAGGACGCCCAGTACGCGCCGCCCCCGCCGGCCAGCAGTACGGCGGTCGCCACGGCCGCGACGGAGAGCCGCCGCCGCCTGCTCCGGGGGGCCGGCCGGTCCTCGGTCTCGGGGGACTGGTCTGTACTCACCGAAAACTCCTTTGGCTCCGCGTCCATGGGGCCCTCCCTCGTCGCGAGGTCCTCCCGCACACCCTCCCCTCGCGCGAGGGGAGATGCGCTCCCTCATGCGAGGGGGACGTGAATGGGACGGGGAGCGGAAGCCGACGGTTCCAGGGGCCCGGCGGGCGGCTCCCCCACCTCAGTCGCCGTATTCGGACATCCCCTCCAGGAGGCGTGCGGAGCGTACCGGAACGCGCACACCGTGCAGCGGAGGCAGCGGCGCTGGGTGCAGCTCCCGCGTCCCCGCGGGCGGAACCGTCCAGTGCGGGGCCATCCGCGCGCAGTCACCGAGGAGTTGCTCCATGGACTCGTGCTCGGCGTATCCGGCCGGGAAAAGCGCTGTTTTCGGCATGGGGATCACGCTACGGATCCGATGAGCTGCCCGGAAGACCCTACTATGAGGTAGTTGTGTCCTGTTCGGCTCTGCGGGCCCAGCGGGTAGCGTGGCGCTGGCCTTCCCCTCGTGCGCTGGGCGTACGGGGGTACCCGATGTCTCTCAGGAGCAGAATTCGTCGTGCGTATCGCAGTCTGCGGCTCCATCGCAAACGACCACCTGATGACCTTCCCGGGGCGCTTCTCCGACCAACTGGTCGCCGACCAGTTGCACACGGTCTCGCTCTCCTTCCTCGTCGACGGCCTCAACATCCGCCGAGGCGGCGTCGGCGCCAACATCGCCTTCGGCATGGGACAGCTCGGTGTCCAGCCGATCCTCGTCGGTGCGGCGGGAGAGGACTTCGAGGAATACCGCGCCTGGCTCGAACGACACGGTGTGGACACCGAGTCCGTGCACATCTCCGAGGTCGCGCACACCGCACGATTCGTCTGCACCACCGACGCGGACAACAACCAGATCGGCTCGTTCTACACCGGCGCCATGACCGAGGCCCGGAACATCGAACTCCAGCACGTCGCCGACCGGGCCGGCCGGCTCGACCTCGTCCTCATCGGGGCCGACGACCCGGAGGGCATGCTGCGGCACACCGAGGAGTGCCGCGCTCGCGGCATCCCCTTCGCCGCCGACTACTCGCAGCAGATCGCGCGGATGGACGGCGACGGCATCCGCGCGCTCACCGACGGCGCCACCTACCTCTTCTCCAACGAGTACGAGAAGGAGCTGATCGAGACCAAGACGGGGTGGAGCGACGAGGAAGTCCTCCAGCGCGTGGGCACCCGCGTGACCACCCTCGGCAAGAACGGCGCCCGCATCGACCGCGCCGGCGAGGAGCCGATCGTGGTCGGCTGCGCCGAGGAGAAGCAGAAGGCCGACCCCACGGGCGTCGGCGACGCCTTCCGCGCCGGATTCCTCTCCGCGCTGGTCTGGGGCGTCGGCCTGGAGCGCGCCGCGCAGGTGGGCTGCATGCTCGCCACCCTCGTCATCGAGACGGTCGGCACCCAGGAGTACGAGCTCAAGCGCGTCCACTTCATGGAGCGCTTCACCAAGGCGTACGGCCACGACGCCGCCACCGAGGTCCAGGGCCACCTGGCCTGACGCAGCACCGCGGCCCCGCCCCCTACCGCCCCGCCGCGGGTGGTACGGGGTCGGCGGCGCGCACGGGCCCGCGGATCACTCCGGGAGGGTGGGCCGCACCAGCCCGCTCTCGTACGCGGCCACCACCAACTGGGCCCGGTCCCGGGCGCCGAGCTTGGCCATGGCGCGGTTGACATGCGTCTTGACGGTGAGCGGGCTGACGTCGAGCCGAGTCCCGATCTCGTCGTTGGACAGCCCCCCTGCCACCTGCGTCAGCACCTCGCGTTCGCGGGCGGTGAGCGCTTCGAGCCGGGCCGCACCGCGCCCCCCGGCCGCCGGGTCGTCCACGTCCACGGCGCCGCCCTGGGCCAGGAACCTGGCTATCAGCCCCTTGGTCGCCACCGGCGAGAGCAGCGCGTCCCCCTTGGCCGCCGTCCGCACCGCGGAGAGCAGCTCACCCGGCTCGGCGCCCTTGCCCAGGAACCCCGAGGCCCCGGCCCGCAGCGCGGCGACCACGTACTCGTCCACCTCGAAGGTGGTCAGGATGACGACCCGGGCCTCGGCCAGCGCCGGGTCGGCGCTGATGGCGCGGGTGGCGGCCAGCCCGTCGGTGCCGGGCATCCGGATGTCCATCAGCACCACGTCCGCACCCTGCTCGCGCACCAGCGCCACCGCCTCGGCGCCGTCCGCCGCCTCGCCCACCACTTCCATGTCGGGCTCGGAGTCCACCAGCACCCGGAAGGCGCTGCGCAGCAGCGCCTGGTCGTCGGCGAGTACGACACGGATCATGCGGGGGTCTCCTTACGGGGCGCCGTCGTCTCCAGCGGCAACCGTACGTGGACCCGGAATCCGCCGCCGGGCAGCGGCCCGGTCTCGCAGACGCCGTGCAGTGCGGCCGCCCGCTCCCGCATGCCGACGAGGCCGTGCCCGCCGGTACCGCCCGCGGCCCGCCCCGGCTCGTCGCCGTCCGCGGGGTCCGCCGCGTCGTCGCGGACGGTGTGCGTGGTGCCCGCCCCGTCGTCGACGACGACGATCTCCAACGCCTCCGCGTCCCGCTCTATCCGCACCTCGGCGTGGGCCCCGCTGCCCGCGTGCTTGTGCACGTTGGTCAGGGCCTCCTGGACGACCCGGTAGGCGGTCAGGTCCACCGCCGAGGAGAGCGGTGCTCCCCCGGCGGGCGGCGGCGCCTCCACGGCGACGGACATCCCCGCGTTGCGGAAGCCGTCCACGAGGTCGTCCAGCACCTCCAGACCGGGTGCGGGTTCGGTGGGCGCGGTGCTCTCCCCGGACTGGCGCAGCAGCCCCACGGTGGTCTGGAGCTCTGCCAGGGCGTGCCGGCTGGCGTCCCGCACGTGGGAGAGGGCCTGCTTGGCCTGGTCCGGACGCCGGTCCATGATGTGCGAGGCCACCCCCGCCTGGACATTGACCAGCGCGATGTGGTGGGCGACCACGTCGTGCAGTTCTCGGGCGATGCGCATGCGCTCCTCGGCGACGCGTCGCCTGGCCTCCTCCTCACGAGTGCGCTCGGCGCGCTCGGCCCGCTCCCGGATGGCGTCGACGAAGGCCCGCCGGTTGCGTACGGCCTCGCCGACGGCGGCGGCCAGCGCGGTCCAGGCGAAGATGCCGAGGTTCTCCTGCGCGTACCACGGCCGGGCCCCGAAGAGCATGCTCGCGCCGGTGAGCACACCGACGCTGGCCGCACCGACCTGCCAACTGGTACGGCGGTCGGTGGTGTTGCTGACGGTGTAGAGCGCGATGACGGCGGCCGAGACGAGCGGCGCCTCCGGCGCCGAACCGCCGGTGGGCCCCTCGCCCGCGGCCAGCGCGAGGACCGATATCGCCCCGGTCAGCAGCAGCACCGGCATGGGGGCACGACGGCGCAGCGCCAGTACCCCGCAGGAGAGCGCCGCCAGCAGCACCGTCTGCCCGCTGATCTCGCGTTCCGCGAACCGCGGCTGGCCGTCGGGTCCGTGCGGCTCCGTCGAGGCGCCGAGGAGGATGCAGC
It encodes the following:
- the coxB gene encoding cytochrome c oxidase subunit II — encoded protein: MRRKLQLASAAGLVLATATGCTSKDFPRLGMPTPVTDEAPRILSLWQGSWAAALAVGVLVWGLILWSVIFHRRSRSKVEIPPQTRYNMPIEALYTVVPIIIIAVLFYFTARDETKLLATSKKPTHVINVVGYQWSWGFNYIEDVDGDPKTDVNTDKALDKELSAIPDRMTKGFPKGAEGVYTAGTPSDVNPQTKNPGPTLWLPKGEKVQFILTSRDVIHSFWAIPFLMKQDVIPGHVNRFEVTPNKEGTYRGKCAELCGVDHSRMLFNVKIVSPERYQKHLEDLAKKGQTGYIPAGTATTGGAKNAETNNP
- a CDS encoding cysteine desulfurase/sulfurtransferase TusA family protein, with product MSYFDAASSLPLHPVARQALLAAVDEGWADPARPHREGRRARMLLDAARETAAEALECRPDELRFTASGTQALHTGIGGALTGRRRAGRRLVVSAVEHSAVLHAGEAHERAGGELHRVGVDRTGRVDAQEWARALGDDCALACLQSANHEVGTVQPVARVAEVCAEAGVPLLVDAAQSLLWGPVEGPWSVLTGSAHKWGGPPGVGLLAVRKGVRFAPPGPVDEREYGAAPGFGNIPAVVAAAASLRAVRAEAEAEGARLRALVDRIRARVPGLVPDTEVVGDPVRRLPHLVTFSCLYVDGEALLHALDAAGFSVSSGSSCTSGTLAPSHVLRAMGVLSEGNVRVSLPPGTPESEVDRFLQVLPGAVGDVRAQLGAAPAAGEAGGAAGAAGQDRDAAVVGDVAGTAPPEGAGEITVDARGTLCPLPVIELAKAVGRVPAGGLVRVLADDEAARLDIPAWCEMTGHAFEGAEGVEYRVRRSRDG
- a CDS encoding GNAT family N-acetyltransferase: MLLRPVRDTEDDAETVRTLAEAAFGASHELKGDTPHPRSADRAARKRAQILHIVRHDPAGCWIAEDAGGRAVGAAQSHIREGTWGLALLVVLPAAQGEGVGRALLRRTLEYGRGCLRGIICCSRHPAAARVYRQAGFALHPTIRMRGAVDRAGLGSAEGAAVEGGPRERDLLDSVDRRLRGGAHGPDHDFLMRHHRLVVADDLAGSGYCYLTADGSRVALLGATSRRIATRVLTAALHGVPEGTEVEVQDVTAEQQWAVDVGLRAGLELRSEGFVCFRGLRPPSPYIPSGAFL
- the nadA gene encoding quinolinate synthase NadA; this translates as MSAAQPLDVQPTPLALLLLGREADPRSERGVECPGDLPAPSDPDLVARARAAKEKLGDRVFVLGHHYQRDEVIEFADVTGDSFKLARDAAARPEAEYIVFCGVHFMAESADILTSAQQRVVLPDLAAGCSMADMATAEQVAECWDVLTEAGIAERTVPVSYMNSSADIKAFTGRHGGTICTSSNAERALEWAFGQGEKVLFLPDQHLGRNTAVRDMGMTLDDCVVYNPHKPNGGLTPQQLRDARMILWRGHCSVHGRFSLDSVREVRERIPGVNVLVHPECKNEVVSAADQVGSTEYIIRTLEAAPAGSKWAIGTELNLVRRLANRFAAEDKEIVFLDRTVCFCSTMNRIDLPHLVWALESLAEGTVVNRIEVDAETEKFAKLALERMLALP
- a CDS encoding iron-sulfur cluster assembly accessory protein, whose product is MSVSDETAVSEGIILSDAAAAKVKSLLEQEGRDDLALRVAVQPGGCSGLRYQLFFDERSLDGDVVKDFGGVKVVTDRMSAPYLGGASIDFVDTIEKQGFTIDNPNATGSCACGDSFN
- a CDS encoding carbohydrate kinase family protein; amino-acid sequence: MRIAVCGSIANDHLMTFPGRFSDQLVADQLHTVSLSFLVDGLNIRRGGVGANIAFGMGQLGVQPILVGAAGEDFEEYRAWLERHGVDTESVHISEVAHTARFVCTTDADNNQIGSFYTGAMTEARNIELQHVADRAGRLDLVLIGADDPEGMLRHTEECRARGIPFAADYSQQIARMDGDGIRALTDGATYLFSNEYEKELIETKTGWSDEEVLQRVGTRVTTLGKNGARIDRAGEEPIVVGCAEEKQKADPTGVGDAFRAGFLSALVWGVGLERAAQVGCMLATLVIETVGTQEYELKRVHFMERFTKAYGHDAATEVQGHLA
- a CDS encoding response regulator transcription factor, whose protein sequence is MIRVVLADDQALLRSAFRVLVDSEPDMEVVGEAADGAEAVALVREQGADVVLMDIRMPGTDGLAATRAISADPALAEARVVILTTFEVDEYVVAALRAGASGFLGKGAEPGELLSAVRTAAKGDALLSPVATKGLIARFLAQGGAVDVDDPAAGGRGAARLEALTAREREVLTQVAGGLSNDEIGTRLDVSPLTVKTHVNRAMAKLGARDRAQLVVAAYESGLVRPTLPE
- a CDS encoding histidine kinase encodes the protein MPAVTLRDIRERLRAHPHAVDALIAVGTFCCILLGASTEPHGPDGQPRFAEREISGQTVLLAALSCGVLALRRRAPMPVLLLTGAISVLALAAGEGPTGGSAPEAPLVSAAVIALYTVSNTTDRRTSWQVGAASVGVLTGASMLFGARPWYAQENLGIFAWTALAAAVGEAVRNRRAFVDAIRERAERAERTREEEARRRVAEERMRIARELHDVVAHHIALVNVQAGVASHIMDRRPDQAKQALSHVRDASRHALAELQTTVGLLRQSGESTAPTEPAPGLEVLDDLVDGFRNAGMSVAVEAPPPAGGAPLSSAVDLTAYRVVQEALTNVHKHAGSGAHAEVRIERDAEALEIVVVDDGAGTTHTVRDDAADPADGDEPGRAAGGTGGHGLVGMRERAAALHGVCETGPLPGGGFRVHVRLPLETTAPRKETPA